A single Anopheles funestus chromosome 2RL, idAnoFuneDA-416_04, whole genome shotgun sequence DNA region contains:
- the LOC125774721 gene encoding uncharacterized protein LOC125774721: MTNSHNRNGRNAGSGNHAERYFHNHSPQQLSPSAQQLHHGGNNGSTSKQQRGGGNNGANGGGAGNRSQRSPSANYFRSIFSSSNTIPIVQQQQQQQRQPSYSPTGGRAVGGGGGRHSNNSSSSSNSFNQRSSPSNNSGGSFPTMMSSPMGAGAGPVSGSPPNFSHFAGSKCYDAPAPTALPKPPVHWTTVGGGTNSISSSSSVSSSFSSMMMMAGGSSVQSTVAGSGNTKKGAAGSSSSTNGALKQQQYHPQQPRLRTKAMKSCASAAAKASNRHAAAFTHNLKTILNVQA, translated from the coding sequence ATGACAAACTCGCACAATCGTAACGGGCGAAATGCTGGCAGCGGTAACCATGCCGAGCGATACTTCCACAACCACAGCCCGCAGCAGCTGAGCCCCTCGGCACAGCAGCTGCACCATGGTGGAAACAATGGAAGCaccagcaagcagcagcgtggTGGTGGCAACAATGGAGCAAACGGCGGAGGAGCGGGTAACCGTAGTCAGCGGTCACCGAGCGCAAACTACTTCCGTAGTATTTTCTCCTCCTCCAACACAATACCGATagtacaacagcagcagcagcagcaaaggcAACCGTCGTATTCTCCTACCGGTGGACGTGCTGTAGGAGGCGGTGGTGGAcgccacagcaacaacagcagcagcagctcaaACAGCTTTAATCAACGCTCCAGTCCGAGCAATAACAGTGGTGGCAGCTTCCCGACGATGATGTCCTCACCGATGGGGGCTGGTGCTGGGCCTGTATCAGGTTCGCCGCCAAACTTTTCCCACTTTGCCGGCAGCAAGTGTTACGATGCACCCGCACCCACCGCACTGCCGAAGCCTCCCGTTCACTGGACAACCGTCGGTGGCGGCACtaacagcatcagcagcagcagtagcgttAGCAGTTCCTTCTcgtcaatgatgatgatggcgggCGGTTCATCCGTCCAGTCTACGGTGGCCGGTAGCGGCAACACCAAAAAGGGGGCGGCAGgatcctcctcctccaccaaCGGTGCGctaaagcagcagcagtatcaTCCGCAGCAACCGCGGCTGCGAACGAAGGCGATGAAATCGTGTGCATCGGCAGCGGCTAAGGCAAGCAATCGCCATGCCGCCGCCTTCACGCACAATCTGAAAACGATTCTCAACGTGCAGGCTTAA